The Flavobacteriales bacterium genome contains the following window.
TTGGAGCGCGTGAAGCCGCTGCGCCCCGCAGGCTTCATCATCAAACCGTTCGACGAGAACGACCTGCGCACGCAGATCGAACTGGCATTGGCGCGCTTCGCCAACGATGTGGAAGCTACCGTGGCGCCAACCGATGCGCAGCGCAACGACTTCGTGATCGCCGACAGCATCTTCATCCGCGAGAAGGGCAAATTGGTGAAGGTGGCCATCGACGACATCCACTACGCCGAAGCCGACGACAACTACGTGACGCTGCACACACCGGCGAAGAAGTACGTCATCACCAGCACGCTGGGTGCGGTGGAGGAGAAGCTGAAGAGCCCGCACCACCTGCGCATACACCGCAGCTACCTGGTGGACACACGGCGCATCACGGCCGTGGAAGAGGGCTACGTGCGCATCGGCGCGCAGAGCCTGCCCGTGGGCAAAACACACAAGGAAGCGCTGATGGCGCGTATCAGGACGTTGTGAACGGCCTCATCGCCCCGTGGACCCAGGCCTGGGTCCGCAACACACTTTGCCTTGCCTTGTCGCGTTCAAGAGCGGTTCTTTTCTTGGACCGAACGACGTGCCGCAGTCATCCAATACCCTGACCCAATGAACAAGCTGACCGGTTTCTTTCTATGGTTGGTCCTTCCCGTCCTGACGCAAGCCCAAACCACCTTCGAGGTCGTGTTCGATGGCCCCGAAGACGAATTCGGGATGGGCGTGGAGCAGACCACCGACGGGGGCTACATCCTTTCCGGTTTCCAGGACGCCAACATGCTGTTGCGCCGCACGGACGCCAATGGAACAGAGCTGTGGTCGCACACCTATGGAACGGCCAACATGGATATCGGCTATTGTGTCCGGCAGACCACCGACGGTGGGTTCATCCTGTGCGGCATGTACAATGGGTTCGGCACGGACACACTTACCCTGGTACGCACCGATGCTGCAGGCAATACGCAGTGGATCAAGCATTATCGCGGCACGCTGGGCCGCGACCTTGGTTACGCTGTGCAGCAGACCCTTGATGGTGGATTCATTGTTTGTGGTTCATCCGGGCCTTCGCTCGATGATGTTTACGTAGTGCGCACGGATGCGACAGGCATCGTGATGTGGAGCAGCACCATCGACCTCGGAGCGGGGGAGATGGCGATGGCCGTGGAGCAGACCGCCGATGACGGATCCATCGTGCTGGTGCAGAATTCGGGCGTTGGGAACCCCGACGGTGAGTTGTACTTGTTGCGTTTCGATGCCCTTGGCGATACGATGTGGTCGCGCACCATCGCAACGCCAGGGCCCGATGAAGCCCGAGGTTTGGCGATCGCAGATGATGGTGGGTTCATCATTGCGGGCGGCAATGGCTACCCTGCGCGCGATCTGTTGATCGTGCGCACCGATGACCAAGGCCAGGAACAATGGCGCCAAGTGCACGGCGACGCCCAGTACGACGAGATGGCGACCGACATCCATGCACTTCCGGGCGGCGAACTTGCCCTCGGTGGTCGCAAGGAAGACCCGAACACAGGTGACATTGGCATGTACCTGGCCAGGACGGATGCTACCGGCACCATTCAATGGGAGCGCAGCTTCCCGCGAGGGGCCATGAGCGAAGCGCTCGCCTTGGACCCGACGAGCGATGGTGGTTTCGTCCTCTTCGGCTCCACCGTTGAGGTGGTAGGAATGTTCGCCGAGTTCGACTCTTATCTGGTGAAGACCGATGGTGCGGGATACAGCTCTGTGGAGGATGCCGATGCACGGGCTCCGGTGCTCCTGCTCTATCCCAATCCGGTCCGCGACCGTTTGTTCGTGCAGTATGATGGAACCGGAACGCTACGGTGCATCGATGCTACCGGACGTACGGTGAGCTCGGCACCCGTTCACAACAACGGGCTCATTTCGCTTGTTGTCGGCAACCTGGAACCGGGTGCCTACATGCTGATGGTGACGAGCGGCCAAGGACGGACCAATTCGGCCCGGTTCGTCGTTGACAGGTAGGCGCTTTGAGCCGCACGCAACGCGCAACCGTGCTTGGCGACCAGTGCCGAGTATCCGTGACTTGCCTGCCTGAAGCGCTCGGGTGCCTCAGGCCCCCAGCATGGCCCTGAACCGCTGCGCGTAGCTCTCGCTGATCGGCAGCGACGTACCCTCCACGTGAACCTCATTGCGGTCCGCTTTCCCCACCGCGCCCAAGCGCACGATGTGCGAGCGGTGGATGCGGCAGTAGTGCTCGGCGGGCAGCCGCGCCTCCAGGTCGCGCAGGTGCTACAGGCTCAGGAAGCGGCCGCGTGCACGGGTGTGCACCGCTACGTAATCGCGCATGGCTGAGATGTACAACACCTCATCGTGATCCAGGCGCACGAGCTCATGCCCGCACTTCAGGAAGAAGTGGTCCGTGGTCGGAACGGTCGTTGGCGTTGCCCGGCGGACATGGACCTTTTCAATGGCGCGCATGAAGCGCTCGTAGCTGGCGGGCTTTTGCAGGTAGTCCACCACGTCAAGGGCGAAGCCGTCGATGGCGTGCTCCGGATGGGCGGAGACGATGATGAACGCGCAGTGAGGTCCGGCCAGCTTGATCAGCTGCAGGCCGCTCAGTTCCGGCATGCGGATATCCGTGAGCACCAAGTCGATGCCGCCTTGCTCCAGTCTGCGGAAAGCCGCGATCGGATCGGTGAAGGATCCGCCCAATACCAGGCCAGGCGTGCGTTGCACATAGCCAACAAGCAGCTCCACGGCCAATGGCTCGTCGTCCACGATCAGGCAGGTGAGCGGCTCAGGCATGGCGATGGAGCGGCAGTGTAAGTTCCGCCACGAAGCGGTCGGCCTGCGGTGCGAAGGTCGCGCGGCCTGCCCGTCGTAAAGCAGGAGCAGCAGGCGTTGCAGGTCGCGCAGGCCGGTGGACGGGCCATCGTCCTCCACACGTTTGCCCACACGGTTCTCGCAGCGCACGGACAGGCGATCATCGGCGATCCGCACCACCAACGACAACGGAACATCCGCGTCGCACGGATCGCCGTGCTTGAATGCGTTCTCCATCAAGGGCAGTAACACCAGCGCCACCATCGGCTGATGAAGTGCGCGATCATCCGCCTCCAACTGCAGGTTCAACGGCCGGTCGTAGCGGAGCGCTTGCAGGGTGCAATAGCGCTGCACGAGCGTCCACTCGTCCGCGAGCGGCAGGGTGCGGCCATCGCGTTTGGTGATGTGCCGCATGAGCTCGGCCATCTCGTGCAGCGGGCCGCTCACATCGGCATTGGGCCGCAGGGAGAGCGCGTAGAGATTGTTGATCGTGTTGTACAGGAAGTGCGGGGCGACACGGGCGCGCAATAGGTCCAGTTCCGATACACGACGCTCGTTCATCAATCGCATGCGTTGGGCCAGGCCGATGAACTGCGATTCGACCAGGAACAGCAGGGATCCGAACAGGAAGGGCAGCGTGCCGTACGTGAGGTTGTCCAGGGCGAAGGAGAAGAAGCCGGTGCCCGGTGGATAGTTCGGAGCGCTGCCCAAAGCCGGCAGCAACCATTGATCGCCGATGAACCGCAGGGAGACGTACACGCCCAGGCAGATGGGGTAGCTGAGCACCAGGCTGCGCACCAGTCCGCGGTTGCGGGACCATGCGCGCAGCGCGAAGAGCACCACAAGAGCGGCCAACACGATGTACGCACCGAAGAGCAGACCATAGGCCAGTAGTGCAGCACGCGGCCGTTCGTCGAACCGCACCCAGCCGATGAGATCTCCCGCCCAAGCGACCAGTACGCTTGCGGTGATCAGGAGCGCGGCGAGCGCACCGTTGCGCAGGCGGCCTTCTTCCGTGAACCACGAGCGGCCGTGATCGCGCCTGTCAACCAGGTTGGTCATTGTGCTGCAAGCTATTTCCTGCTGGTGTGTTGGGGCCATTGGGATCGGCGGATCGGCCGTTCCGATCGGCGGCTTTTTCGAGGAGCGTCCGGGCCGGTCCGCCGATCCGCTGGTGCAACGGCCGATCGGTGCGCGCCGCTCTTGGCACACCGACCTAGCCTTGGCACCAAAGAGCCCCTGCCATGAGAACACTGCATCTTCTTGCGACCTCGTTCATCGTTGCTGCCGCTGGCGCACAAGCCCCCATCCCCGACCCGGACAGGATATTGATCGGCGACCGGCCACAACCGCAGGTGCTGCTCCTGGGCACCTTCCACTTCAACTATCCCGGGCTGGATGCGCACAAGACCGACAAGTCGAAGGAAGTGGATGTGTTGGCGGAACAGCGGCAGCGCGAGCTGGACGAACTGCTTGATGTGATCCTTCGCTTCAAGCCCACCAAGCTGTGCGTGGAAACGCAGGGTGCGTGGCTTTGGCACGAATACCAGGAGTACAAGCAGGGCAAGCCGCTCGGACGGAACGAGTACTACCAGCTCGGCTTCAACATCATGGACCGCGCAGGGCTCGATACGCTCTACGCCGTGGATGCGCGACCGTTGGTCATGGACCTGCGGTATGGCAACGACAGCACCAGGCACATCCCGTGGATCGATCCGCTCTACGACGGCTGGGATTGGGGCGGCACCGATGCGATCTCGATGCGCTATGATTCGCTGTACAACGCCATCGATAGCTACGAGTCCAGCCACACTTTGCTGGAGAGTTTTCTCTCCATGAACGACGACCACGCACTGGACCGCGACTTCGGCGCTTACCTCAACGGCGGCTTCCTGCTGCGCGAGCATGATGGCGCCGACATCCTCAGCATGCACTGGTACAACCGCAACCTGCGCATCTTCCGCAACATCAAGCGCATCACCACCGGGCCGGAGGACCGCATCCTCGTGATCTTCGGTGCGGGGCACATGGGCATCCTGAAGCACCTGTTCGATTGCGATCCGACCTACCGCGTGGTGACCTTGAAGCAGTTGGCCGAGCGGCAGTGCCCACCGAACAGGAGGGTGCACTAGCGCGCTATGATGATCCGCGACTTGTCCACCGGTACGGCCGCCGTAGTGCGCACGAAGAAGACCAATCCATCGAAGTCGTTGGCAGGCGTCATGGGCATCAGTTGCGAGGCATCGCGGGTGCGATCGTCGCAATCGTCGGGTATTTGGTAGCCGCCCCACCAGCGGTGGCCGTGGCCAGTGTGCAGCCAGCGTTGCACGGTGGTGTCGGCGGGTGCGGTGCGCAGGTCAACGGCGAAGTCGCCAAGGCCGGTGGCGCTGAACTGCTCTTCCAACGAGCCTGTTGCGGGCGCGGTGTGGTGGTAGCGCTTGAAGCCCCAGCGGCCTGTACTGTCGGGGGCGTTCGCTTGAAAGCCGCCAGCGCCGAAGGCGAAGCCGAGCGCGTAGTAGTCGTTCTTCAATGCACCAGCAAGGTGCCCGCCCATGGCGAGCTCCTCGGTGCCGAGGTAGTCGAGCGACGAGCGCTTCACATGGGCATTGTGCGCCCACGCCACACAGCGTTCATCGGGTGCCAATAGCGCGAGCAACAGGTCCGCCATAGCCTTGTCGCGGCCGCCGGACGTGCCATACATGGTGATGAACGCGCGCAGCTCAAGCGTGCGCAGATGCAGTTCGGTACGTGCGGTCGTATCACGCAGCATCCGCATCAACAGGTCAAGCTCCAGGGAGTCAAGCTCCTTCTCCAGCCCATCGAACTCCGTACGATCGCCTTGGAACAACTGCTGCATGGCTGGGCCCGAGCGCTCCACCAGATCGCGCACGCGACCGGTCAGTGCACTATCGTTCAACAGCTCGCTGATGCGGTCAGCCACCGCGCCGCCGTCCTGCGCATCGAAACCGATGAAGCGCACGCGATCGTCCGATGCTGCTTTGGCGTTCCACGCGCGCAGGTCGTTGAGCAGCGCCATGTTCTCCTCCACGGCCCAAATGAGCATGTCGAAGCCGCGCATGGCATCGCGTGCATCGTTGGTGCGGCCCTGTACGTAGTCGTTGCACGCGCGCGCTTTCGACGCGCTGGCCTCATAGGCCACTGTGCGGTAGCCGTGGTGGCGGACCAGCTCCATCGTTAGGTGGCGTTTCAGCTCGAAGGCCTCGTGCTGACCGTGCGTGGCCTCGCCCAGCCCTAGCACGCGCGCGTTGGCGAGCATGGTGGCCACGCGCGCCGTGTCGTTGAGCGGCACGGCAGCGGCCTTCAGCCAATGCGCTACGGCAAGCGGCGGTTCCTGCGCGCGCGTGGCGCAAGCTGCAACGAACAACAGGATAAAGACCAACGGGCGCATGGACGATGAGCGAAGTAAGCATGCGGGATGCGGAAACACGCCACAGGGTCGCGTTCATCCTCCAGCAAGCTCCTCACCTGCAGGAACAACGCGCTGTACAACGCGAACCGATCAGTGGTGGTGGGCAGGGTGATCGTCCCGCTCATCGCTCTATCGCACGCCCGTTCATCGGCGGGCGGCGAAGGTAGCCGGGGACTTGCCCAAGCCTAAAGCCGATGCCGTGCACCTGTTCAGTATGCATCCAAGTACTCCTTTGGGTACTTCTTTATGTACCGCTCGGGGATCGGCGTGCTACCGTAGCTCACGCCATGCTGCTCTAGGTAGTCCGCAACCTCCATCTTCAGAACGTGCGCTTCCGAACCTAGGGTGAAGGTCATCTCTCTGAGGTAATGGCTGAAGTAGAGTGAGTCCCCGGTAACGGTTGTGGACAAGACTCCTTCGAAATCCGCACCCTTCTCGACCACCAGAAAATGAACCACATCCATCCTCTCGAGCAGACAAGCACTCATGAGCGCGGAACCGAACTCCTCATCCCTATAGTTGATGTCCGCTCCTCTATCCAAGAGCAACGCAACGCTCTCCAATCGGCTCTTTGCCGCAGCGATCAATGGGGTCTTCAATCGCGTAGCACCATCAGTGACTCCCGGCTTGGGCATCGCTACGGCGTTCACATCGCCCCCATGTTCGAGCAAGAGTCGGAGATACTGAGACGTCTCGTTGTTGTCAGCAGCATGGATAAAGGCCGAGGAGCCATCGAACGACTGTGCATTGGGGTCGGCCCTGG
Protein-coding sequences here:
- a CDS encoding response regulator — protein: MDQVRILIVEDEPLIAEDLRAHLEELGYEVCAACDNALDAMSEIGSRKPDLLLLDINLGDGADGVQLAERVKAKHGVPFIFVTSHSDKATLERVKPLRPAGFIIKPFDENDLRTQIELALARFANDVEATVAPTDAQRNDFVIADSIFIREKGKLVKVAIDDIHYAEADDNYVTLHTPAKKYVITSTLGAVEEKLKSPHHLRIHRSYLVDTRRITAVEEGYVRIGAQSLPVGKTHKEALMARIRTL
- a CDS encoding T9SS type A sorting domain-containing protein, with product MNKLTGFFLWLVLPVLTQAQTTFEVVFDGPEDEFGMGVEQTTDGGYILSGFQDANMLLRRTDANGTELWSHTYGTANMDIGYCVRQTTDGGFILCGMYNGFGTDTLTLVRTDAAGNTQWIKHYRGTLGRDLGYAVQQTLDGGFIVCGSSGPSLDDVYVVRTDATGIVMWSSTIDLGAGEMAMAVEQTADDGSIVLVQNSGVGNPDGELYLLRFDALGDTMWSRTIATPGPDEARGLAIADDGGFIIAGGNGYPARDLLIVRTDDQGQEQWRQVHGDAQYDEMATDIHALPGGELALGGRKEDPNTGDIGMYLARTDATGTIQWERSFPRGAMSEALALDPTSDGGFVLFGSTVEVVGMFAEFDSYLVKTDGAGYSSVEDADARAPVLLLYPNPVRDRLFVQYDGTGTLRCIDATGRTVSSAPVHNNGLISLVVGNLEPGAYMLMVTSGQGRTNSARFVVDR
- a CDS encoding LytTR family transcriptional regulator DNA-binding domain-containing protein, whose product is MRDLEARLPAEHYCRIHRSHIVRLGAVGKADRNEVHVEGTSLPISESYAQRFRAMLGA
- a CDS encoding histidine kinase gives rise to the protein MTNLVDRRDHGRSWFTEEGRLRNGALAALLITASVLVAWAGDLIGWVRFDERPRAALLAYGLLFGAYIVLAALVVLFALRAWSRNRGLVRSLVLSYPICLGVYVSLRFIGDQWLLPALGSAPNYPPGTGFFSFALDNLTYGTLPFLFGSLLFLVESQFIGLAQRMRLMNERRVSELDLLRARVAPHFLYNTINNLYALSLRPNADVSGPLHEMAELMRHITKRDGRTLPLADEWTLVQRYCTLQALRYDRPLNLQLEADDRALHQPMVALVLLPLMENAFKHGDPCDADVPLSLVVRIADDRLSVRCENRVGKRVEDDGPSTGLRDLQRLLLLLYDGQAARPSHRRPTASWRNLHCRSIAMPEPLTCLIVDDEPLAVELLVGYVQRTPGLVLGGSFTDPIAAFRRLEQGGIDLVLTDIRMPELSGLQLIKLAGPHCAFIIVSAHPEHAIDGFALDVVDYLQKPASYERFMRAIEKVHVRRATPTTVPTTDHFFLKCGHELVRLDHDEVLYISAMRDYVAVHTRARGRFLSL
- a CDS encoding erythromycin esterase family protein translates to MRPLVFILLFVAACATRAQEPPLAVAHWLKAAAVPLNDTARVATMLANARVLGLGEATHGQHEAFELKRHLTMELVRHHGYRTVAYEASASKARACNDYVQGRTNDARDAMRGFDMLIWAVEENMALLNDLRAWNAKAASDDRVRFIGFDAQDGGAVADRISELLNDSALTGRVRDLVERSGPAMQQLFQGDRTEFDGLEKELDSLELDLLMRMLRDTTARTELHLRTLELRAFITMYGTSGGRDKAMADLLLALLAPDERCVAWAHNAHVKRSSLDYLGTEELAMGGHLAGALKNDYYALGFAFGAGGFQANAPDSTGRWGFKRYHHTAPATGSLEEQFSATGLGDFAVDLRTAPADTTVQRWLHTGHGHRWWGGYQIPDDCDDRTRDASQLMPMTPANDFDGLVFFVRTTAAVPVDKSRIIIAR
- a CDS encoding ankyrin repeat domain-containing protein gives rise to the protein MTRTTNVFDDHPQNMSIEGGKITGTISAALAAALIIAGCSGRSGNERERPLLGIDIELFRGSRAWDLAEAVAASDTGRIRVICSEDTSLLHFQEPQYGMTLLEWAVIRSDYPSAKVLCEARADPNAQSFDGSSAFIHAADNNETSQYLRLLLEHGGDVNAVAMPKPGVTDGATRLKTPLIAAAKSRLESVALLLDRGADINYRDEEFGSALMSACLLERMDVVHFLVVEKGADFEGVLSTTVTGDSLYFSHYLREMTFTLGSEAHVLKMEVADYLEQHGVSYGSTPIPERYIKKYPKEYLDAY